A window of the Microbacterium sp. AZCO genome harbors these coding sequences:
- a CDS encoding IS30 family transposase produces MESVVAELALRFRLDLMQKAWDGFQAGQFASEVGEAIGVNRTTAKRMLVAAGGVRPRRGRNLQGRYLSFAEREEIAVGVAAGESMRSIARRLGRAPSTVSRELTRNAVRGRYRASAAQMTSMMRAGPPKPAKLATNLRLRARVERDLAKRRSPEQISGRLRREFPDDPEMQVSTETIYQSLYVQSRGALTRELTRYLRTGRALRRPSRKAGQRKNRIPNMVNISQRPPVASDRAVPGSWEGDLIIGTGNLSAIGTLVERHSNFTMLVHLPDGYKPDQVAPALTRKIQQLPVQLRGALTWDQGPEMRDWEQVRIDTGIDVFFCDPHSPWQRGINENTNGLLRQYFPKGADLSQFTEGELDAVARELNDRPRKRLEFQTPNEVIRSVLLR; encoded by the coding sequence ATGGAGAGTGTTGTGGCGGAGTTGGCGTTGAGGTTCCGGCTGGATCTGATGCAGAAGGCTTGGGACGGCTTTCAGGCCGGGCAGTTCGCGAGCGAGGTCGGCGAAGCGATCGGCGTGAATCGCACGACTGCGAAGCGGATGCTCGTCGCGGCGGGCGGGGTCCGGCCGCGACGCGGCCGCAATCTGCAGGGCCGCTACTTGTCGTTCGCGGAGCGGGAAGAGATCGCCGTTGGCGTGGCGGCGGGTGAGTCGATGCGGTCGATCGCGCGTCGGCTCGGGCGGGCGCCGTCGACGGTGTCTCGAGAGCTGACCCGGAATGCTGTGCGCGGCCGGTATCGGGCGTCGGCGGCGCAGATGACATCGATGATGCGGGCCGGCCCGCCGAAGCCGGCGAAGCTGGCGACCAACCTGCGGCTGCGTGCCAGGGTGGAACGGGACCTGGCCAAGCGCCGATCGCCGGAGCAGATCTCCGGCCGGCTGCGCCGAGAGTTCCCCGACGACCCGGAGATGCAGGTGAGCACGGAGACGATCTACCAGTCGCTCTACGTGCAGTCCCGCGGCGCGTTGACGCGGGAGCTGACCCGGTATCTGCGCACCGGGCGGGCGCTGCGCCGCCCCAGCCGTAAGGCCGGGCAGCGCAAGAACCGGATCCCGAACATGGTCAACATCTCCCAGCGGCCACCGGTGGCCAGTGATCGGGCCGTGCCGGGAAGCTGGGAAGGCGACCTCATCATCGGCACGGGGAACCTGTCTGCGATCGGCACCCTCGTCGAGCGGCACTCGAACTTCACGATGCTCGTCCACCTTCCCGACGGTTACAAGCCCGATCAGGTCGCGCCGGCGTTGACCCGGAAGATCCAGCAGCTCCCGGTGCAGCTGCGCGGCGCGCTGACCTGGGATCAAGGACCGGAGATGCGCGACTGGGAGCAGGTCCGCATTGACACCGGCATCGACGTGTTCTTCTGCGACCCGCACTCGCCCTGGCAGCGCGGCATCAACGAAAACACCAACGGCCTGCTCCGCCAGTACTTCCCCAAAGGCGCCGACCTCAGCCAGTTCACTGAAGGCGAGCTCGACGCCGTCGCCCGTGAACTCAACGACCGACCCCGCAAACGGCTAGAGTTCCAAACCCCGAACGAAGTCATCAGAAGCGTGCTGTTGCGATGA